ATGCCGCCAGTGTCGTTGAAGCGCGAAGCGCCGCCAACTACGAAATGACCGGCCGGGGCCGGCCACGGGCGAGGCATCCGGCGGAATCACGCCAGATCGAGACCCAGCAGTTCTCCGATCTTCACCTGGACATTGCCGCCGCGCATGAGCGATTCGCCCACGAGAATCGCGTCCGCACCCGCCCGCTTGAGCCGGCGAACGTCGTTGCGGGTGTTGATGCCGCTTTCGGCGACCAGCAATTCTTCCTTGCCGTTTGAGGTGGCACGCATTCTCGCCGCCAGCCGTTCGGTGGTGGCGAGGTCCACCTTGAACGTTTTGAGGTCGCGATTGTTTGCGCCGATGAGTGATGCGCCAACTGCCAGCGCCCGCTCCAGCTCGGATTCGTTGTGGATTTCCACCAATGCGGCCACACCTGCTTCGGTTGCGATCGAATGAAACTGTTTCAACTGATTGTCCGTCAGGATCGCCACAATCAGCAGGACCGCGTCTGCGCCCCATTCAACGGCTTCCAGAATCTGTCGTTCATCGATGATGAAATCCTTGCGCAGCAAGGGTAGTTTCACCGCTGCGCGAATCTGGCGGAGGTGATCGAGCGATCCCTGGAAAAACTTCTCGTCGGTCAACACCGACAGACAGCTCGTTCCCGCCGCTTCATATTCCCGGGCGATCCGGACCGGATCAAAATCGGGACAGATCACGCCGGCTGATGGCGACGCCTTTTTAACCTCGGCGATCAGCGCGATGTCGCCGCATCGGGGTTTGCGCAGCGCTTCGATAAAATCACGCCGCTCACCGCGTTCGAGCAAGGCGTCGCGCAGGTCACCCGCCGCGATGATGCGCGACGGCAGCCGCGTGATTTCCCGGCGCTTCTGCTCAACGATGGTGTCCAGAATGTTCACGATTCGGCTTGCTGCAGTGGTCAATTGCGACAACTGACCAGAGGCGACAGATTACGTTCATTCCTCGTCATCCTTGATTCCCTGTATCCGCTTCGTCGGCCCGCCCACGCGAAGCCATCCGTTCACGAACTCGTCAAGGTCGCCGTCCA
This genomic stretch from Candidatus Angelobacter sp. harbors:
- the trpC gene encoding indole-3-glycerol phosphate synthase TrpC, which translates into the protein MNILDTIVEQKRREITRLPSRIIAAGDLRDALLERGERRDFIEALRKPRCGDIALIAEVKKASPSAGVICPDFDPVRIAREYEAAGTSCLSVLTDEKFFQGSLDHLRQIRAAVKLPLLRKDFIIDERQILEAVEWGADAVLLIVAILTDNQLKQFHSIATEAGVAALVEIHNESELERALAVGASLIGANNRDLKTFKVDLATTERLAARMRATSNGKEELLVAESGINTRNDVRRLKRAGADAILVGESLMRGGNVQVKIGELLGLDLA